The Mesorhizobium sp. M1D.F.Ca.ET.043.01.1.1 genome contains a region encoding:
- the plsX gene encoding phosphate acyltransferase PlsX: MIRISIDAMGGDHGPGVVIPALMTVAIRRPDIRFVIYGREDAVRPELAKFPKLAEVSEFVHCEVAVRMDDKPSQALRHGRWKSSMWKAVEAVKNGAAQACISAGNTGALMAMSKFCLRTMATIDRPAIAALWPTTRGESVVLDVGATIGADAHQLVDFAILGTGMARSVFGIERPSVGLLNVGVEEIKGQEEVKEAGRMLREANMASMNYRGFVEGDDIGKGTVDVVVTEGFAGNIALKTAEGTARQIAGYLRAAMSRTLMAKIGYVFAKGAFDRLREKMDVGRSNGGVFLGLNGIVVKSHGGADSDGFAAAIELGYDMVRNNLLDRIEADLDLFHARNPNAQANRKSGVAVEAEE; the protein is encoded by the coding sequence GTGATCAGGATTTCCATCGATGCCATGGGCGGCGACCACGGACCAGGCGTCGTGATCCCGGCGCTGATGACGGTCGCCATCCGCCGCCCTGACATCCGCTTCGTCATCTATGGCCGCGAGGACGCCGTGCGTCCCGAACTGGCCAAGTTTCCCAAGCTCGCCGAGGTCAGCGAGTTCGTCCATTGCGAGGTCGCGGTGAGGATGGACGACAAGCCCAGCCAGGCGCTGCGCCACGGCCGCTGGAAATCCTCTATGTGGAAGGCGGTCGAGGCGGTGAAGAACGGCGCCGCGCAAGCCTGCATCTCGGCCGGCAACACCGGCGCGCTGATGGCGATGTCGAAATTCTGCCTGCGCACGATGGCCACCATAGACCGCCCGGCGATCGCGGCGCTTTGGCCGACGACGCGCGGCGAGAGCGTGGTGCTCGATGTCGGCGCCACCATCGGCGCGGACGCGCATCAGCTCGTCGACTTCGCCATCCTTGGCACCGGCATGGCGCGTTCGGTGTTCGGCATCGAGCGGCCGAGCGTCGGCCTGCTCAATGTCGGCGTCGAGGAGATCAAGGGCCAGGAAGAGGTCAAGGAGGCCGGGCGCATGCTGCGCGAGGCGAACATGGCCTCGATGAACTATCGCGGCTTCGTCGAGGGCGACGATATCGGCAAGGGCACGGTCGACGTGGTCGTCACCGAAGGCTTTGCCGGCAACATCGCGCTCAAGACCGCCGAAGGCACGGCAAGGCAGATCGCCGGCTATTTGCGCGCCGCCATGAGCCGCACGCTGATGGCCAAGATCGGCTATGTCTTCGCCAAGGGCGCATTCGACCGGCTGCGCGAGAAGATGGATGTCGGCCGCTCCAATGGCGGCGTCTTCCTGGGCTTGAACGGCATCGTCGTGAAGAGCCACGGCGGCGCCGACTCGGACGGCTTCGCAGCGGCGATCGAGCTCGGCTACGACATGGTGCGCAACAATCTGCTTGACCGGATCGAGGCCGATCTCGATCTGTTCCATGCGCGCAATCCGAATGCCCAGGCAAACAGGAAATCCGGCGTCGCCGTCGAGGCCGAGGAATAG
- a CDS encoding integration host factor subunit alpha produces MGGKTLTRADLAEAVYRKVGLSRTESAELVEAVLDEICEAIVRGETVKLSSFATFHVRSKNERIGRNPKTGEEVPILPRRVMTFKSSNVLKNRILRSHQNSKAKGGK; encoded by the coding sequence ATGGGGGGAAAGACACTTACGCGTGCCGACCTAGCCGAAGCCGTTTACCGCAAGGTTGGTCTGTCGCGGACTGAATCGGCCGAGCTCGTCGAGGCCGTCCTGGATGAGATTTGCGAAGCCATCGTTCGCGGCGAGACTGTGAAGCTGTCTTCTTTTGCGACCTTCCATGTCCGCTCCAAGAATGAGCGCATCGGCCGCAATCCCAAGACCGGTGAGGAAGTGCCGATTTTGCCGCGCCGTGTGATGACCTTCAAATCGTCGAACGTGCTGAAGAACCGCATCCTGCGTTCGCACCAGAACAGCAAGGCCAAGGGCGGCAAGTAA
- a CDS encoding beta-ketoacyl-ACP synthase III, giving the protein MIRSVVRGNGAALPRRIMKNADFEGMVETSDEWIVQRTGIRQRHVAADDETTASLGEAAARAALDSAGLTPADIDLIVLATSTPNNTFPATAVEIQNRLGMHHGFAFDMQAVCSGFVYAVATADLYIRGGLARRVLVIGSETFSRILDWSDRSTCVLFGDGAGAVVLEAQQGIGGIADRGVLAASLRSDGVHKDKLFVDGGPSTTGTVGHLRMEGREVFKHAVGMITDVIEATFAQAGITADDLDWFVPHQANKRIIDASARKLGIAEEKVVVTVDLHGNTSAASVPLALSVAVADGRIKKGDLVLLEAMGGGFTWGAVLLRW; this is encoded by the coding sequence TTGATCAGATCAGTCGTGCGCGGCAACGGTGCCGCGCTGCCCCGCCGCATCATGAAGAATGCCGACTTCGAAGGCATGGTCGAGACCTCCGACGAGTGGATCGTCCAGCGCACCGGCATTCGCCAGCGCCACGTCGCGGCCGATGACGAGACGACCGCCTCGCTGGGCGAAGCCGCGGCGCGCGCCGCGCTCGACAGTGCCGGCCTGACGCCTGCCGACATCGACCTGATCGTGCTGGCCACGTCGACGCCCAACAACACTTTTCCCGCGACCGCGGTGGAGATCCAGAACCGGCTCGGCATGCATCACGGCTTCGCCTTCGACATGCAGGCCGTATGCTCCGGCTTCGTCTATGCGGTCGCCACCGCCGATCTCTATATCCGCGGCGGGCTGGCAAGGCGCGTGCTGGTCATCGGCTCCGAAACGTTCTCGCGCATCCTCGACTGGAGCGACCGCTCGACCTGCGTGCTCTTCGGCGACGGCGCCGGCGCGGTCGTTCTGGAAGCGCAACAGGGGATAGGCGGAATAGCCGATCGCGGTGTGCTGGCGGCCAGCCTGCGCTCGGACGGAGTCCACAAGGACAAGCTCTTCGTCGACGGCGGCCCGTCGACCACGGGGACGGTCGGCCACCTCAGGATGGAAGGCCGCGAGGTTTTCAAACACGCCGTCGGCATGATCACCGATGTCATCGAGGCGACCTTCGCCCAGGCTGGCATCACCGCCGACGATCTCGATTGGTTCGTGCCGCATCAGGCCAATAAACGGATTATTGACGCTTCCGCCAGGAAGCTCGGGATAGCCGAAGAGAAAGTAGTGGTCACCGTCGATTTGCACGGTAACACCTCGGCAGCCTCCGTGCCGCTCGCCTTGTCGGTGGCCGTCGCCGACGGCCGCATCAAGAAGGGCGACCTTGTTCTGCTCGAGGCGATGGGCGGAGGTTTCACCTGGGGCGCGGTATTGCTCCGCTGGTAA
- a CDS encoding ubiquinol-cytochrome C chaperone family protein — MFQRLFGRERHANRAITEALYAQIVAAARQTLFYSDWNVPDTPLGRFEMLSLHMYLVQRRLRGEGGAAAEVAQVLIDEFFLDVDHSLRELGISDVGVPKRMKKLAKMFYGRTAAYDVALRDDDRAALAAALARNVRPDAGEWPEAPLLASYASAASGQLAAQPTESIVSGTVVFPVAGTA, encoded by the coding sequence ATGTTCCAGCGCCTTTTTGGTCGCGAACGTCACGCCAACCGCGCCATCACCGAGGCGCTCTACGCACAAATCGTGGCGGCGGCGCGGCAGACATTGTTTTATTCCGACTGGAATGTGCCGGATACGCCGCTCGGCCGCTTCGAGATGCTGTCGCTGCACATGTACCTGGTCCAGCGCCGGCTGCGCGGGGAAGGCGGAGCCGCGGCCGAGGTCGCGCAGGTGCTGATCGACGAGTTCTTCCTCGATGTCGACCATTCGCTGAGGGAACTCGGCATCAGCGATGTCGGCGTGCCGAAGCGCATGAAGAAGCTGGCAAAGATGTTCTATGGCCGCACCGCGGCCTATGACGTCGCCTTGCGGGACGACGACCGCGCGGCCCTTGCCGCGGCGCTCGCCCGCAACGTGAGGCCCGATGCTGGCGAGTGGCCCGAGGCGCCGCTGCTGGCGAGCTATGCCTCCGCGGCGTCCGGGCAGCTTGCCGCGCAGCCGACCGAATCGATCGTGTCCGGCACCGTGGTGTTCCCCGTGGCTGGAACTGCCTGA
- a CDS encoding DUF177 domain-containing protein: protein MKHAEQRSPVSFVANVARLPQKGLPVVIEADERQRAALAAEYELLSVESYRAELLVTSWKRNGVKVSGRVEADITQACIVTLDPVTAHIDEPVEALFLPEQSKLGREGFEGGGEIVLDADGPDSPETFSGDTIDVGALAEQFFGLAIDPYPRKPGASLDAAGDDPQEESEFQKKLRSLLGKS, encoded by the coding sequence ATGAAACACGCCGAACAGCGAAGCCCTGTATCCTTCGTCGCCAACGTCGCCCGCCTGCCGCAAAAGGGCCTGCCGGTTGTTATCGAGGCCGACGAGCGGCAGCGCGCCGCACTTGCCGCCGAATACGAGCTGCTCTCGGTCGAGAGCTACCGCGCCGAGCTGCTGGTGACGTCCTGGAAGCGCAACGGCGTCAAGGTCAGCGGCCGCGTCGAGGCCGATATCACCCAGGCCTGCATCGTCACTCTCGATCCGGTCACAGCCCATATCGACGAGCCGGTCGAGGCGCTGTTCCTGCCGGAGCAGTCGAAGCTCGGACGCGAGGGCTTCGAGGGCGGGGGCGAGATCGTCCTCGACGCCGACGGGCCGGACAGCCCGGAAACATTTTCCGGCGACACCATCGATGTCGGCGCGCTTGCCGAGCAGTTTTTCGGCCTGGCGATCGATCCTTATCCGCGCAAGCCCGGCGCTTCGCTCGACGCCGCGGGCGACGATCCTCAGGAAGAAAGCGAATTCCAGAAAAAGCTGCGTTCGCTGCTCGGAAAATCCTGA